From a region of the Oncorhynchus mykiss isolate Arlee chromosome 32, USDA_OmykA_1.1, whole genome shotgun sequence genome:
- the LOC110488163 gene encoding glycoprotein endo-alpha-1,2-mannosidase-like protein, giving the protein MTRLRKKAFIALFLFTLFIFGTMMGLRTLKPSDGFSDLAPGMGEFVRERGGDHRRPVSNDMVVSPGQSHLASDTKVVFTKSDRDYSIFYDVQIFYYLWYGTPQMDGKYIHWDHVLVPHWDPKIAPSHAKGRHTPPEDIASSFFPELGPYSSRDPSVLESHMSQIEAAAAGVLVLSWYPPGIADNHGEPCEDLVPAVMDAAHRHSIKVAFHIQPYKGRTDLSMHDNIKYIIDKYGNHGAFYRFRSTTGRILPLFYVYDSYLTSPEAWADLLHPAGAHTLRGTPYDGVFLALVVEERHKQEILAGGFDGMYTYFASNGFSFGSSHQNWKAVKAFCDGNNLLFVPSAGPGYVDTAVRPWNNHNTRNRVNGRYYETSLQAALSVRPEIVTITSFNEWHEGTQIEKAVPRKTVSRLYLDYQPHRSDLYLELTRKWAEHFNKEKDKWLM; this is encoded by the exons ATGACACGGCTGCGCAAGAAAGCTTTCATTGCACTTTTCTTATTCACTCTTTTCATCTTCGGGACCATGATGGGCCTCAGAACACTGAAACCCAGCGATGGCTTCTCAGACCTTGCCCCGGGGATGGGAGAGTTTGTGAGGGAAAGAGGAGGCGACCATCGACGGCCAGTCTCAAACGACATGGTAGTTTCCCCTGGTCAGTCCCATCTAGCCAGCGACACCAAAGTCGTCTTCACAAAATCCGACCGTGACTACAGTATATTCTACGACGTACAAATATTCTATTACCTGTGGTATGGCACCCCACAGATGGACGGTAAATATATTCACTGGGACCATGTGCTAGTGCCGCACTGGGACCCTAAGATCGCCCCCAGCCACGCCAAAGGAAGACATACTCCTCCAGAGGACATTGCGTCGAGTTTCTTCCCGGAGCTAGGACCATACAGTTCTAGAGACCCCTCCGTGCTGGAGTCACATATGTCGCAAATTGAAGCGGCTGCAGCAG GTGTACTGGTTCTGTCCTGGTATCCACCTGGCATTGCAGACAACCATGGTGAGCCATGTGAAGACCTGGTGCCTGCTGTCATGGACGCTGCCCACAGACACAGCATCAAG GTGGCGTTCCACATCCAGCCGTACAAGGGTCGGACCGACCTCAGCATGCATGATAACATCAAATACATCATTGACAA GTACGGGAACCACGGCGCCTTCTACCGCTTCAGGTCGACTACAGGGCGGATCCTTCCTCTGTTCTATGTCTACGACTCCTACCTGACCTCGCCTGAAGCCTGGGCCGACCTGCTCCACCCCGCCGGCGCCCACACCCTCCGCGGCACGCCCTACGATGGTGTCTTCCTCGCCCTGGTTGTAGAGGAACGCCACAAACAAGAAATCCTGGCCGGTGGCTTCGACGGCATGTATACGTACTTCGCCTCCAACGGCTTCTCCTTCGGCTCCTCTCACCAGAACTGGAAGGCAGTTAAGGCCTTCTGTGATGGTAACAACCTGCTGTTTGTGCCCAGCGCCGGGCCAGGATACGTCGACACCGCAGTGAGGCCATGGAACAACCACAATACGAGGAACAGGGTCAACGGACGCTATTACGAGACTAGCCTGCAGGCGGCGTTGTCTGTGCGGCCGGAGATTGTGACCATCACGTCATTCAACGAGTGGCACGAGGGGACACAGATTGAGAAGGCGGTGCCTAGGAAGACGGTGTCGCGGCTGTATCTCGACTACCAGCCCCACCGGTCAGATCTGTACCTGGAACTCACCAGGAAGTGGGCCGAACACTTCAACAAGGAGAAAGACAAGTGGCTCATGTAG
- the LOC110489411 gene encoding protein lin-28 homolog A isoform X4, which produces MGFGFLSMTNIDGTPLEETLDVFVHQSKLHMEGFRSLKEGEAVEFTFKKSSKGLESVTVTGPGGAQCVGSEKRPKGQQKRRSKGDRCYNCGGPDHHAKECQLPPQPKKCHFCQSISHMVANCPIKAQQSSPGVQGTALSLRDEEEEQSHAPFPPRESYD; this is translated from the exons ATGGGTTTCGGGTTCCTGTCCATGACCAACATAGATGGGACACCGCTCGAGGAGACTCTCGATGTATTCGTTCATCAG AGCAAGCTGCACATGGAGGGCTTCCGTAGCCTGAAGGAGGGCGAGGCGGTGGAGTTTACCTTCAAGAAGTCGTCTAAAGGCCTAGAGTCTGTCACGGTGACGGGGCCAGGGGGAGCACAGTGTGTGGGCAGTGAGAAGAGGCCTAAGGGGCAACAGAAACGACGCTCCAAGGGGGACAG ATGCTACAACTGTGGAGGACCTGACCACCATGCCAAAGAATGCCAGCTACCTCCTCAGCCCAAGAAGTGCCATTTTTGCCAGAGCATCAGTCACATGGTGGCCAACTGTCCAATCAAAGCACAGCAGTCCTCCCCTGGCGTTCAGGGAACAGCATTGTCACTGAGGGACGAGGAAGAGGAGCAGAGCCATGCCCCCTTTCCCCCCAGGGAGAGCTATGATTGA
- the LOC110489411 gene encoding protein lin-28 homolog A isoform X3, translating into MTIGGCAKNEEEEATGSEEDLGSSRGSGVCKWFNVRMGFGFLSMTNIDGTPLEETLDVFVHQSKLHMEGFRSLKEGEAVEFTFKKSSKGLESVTVTGPGGAQCVGSEKRPKGQQKRRSKGDRCYNCGGPDHHAKECQLPPQPKKCHFCQSISHMVANCPIKAQQSSPGVQGTALSLRDEEEEQSHAPFPPRESYD; encoded by the exons ATGACTATAG GGGGCTGTGCAAAGAACGAAGAGGAGGAAGCCACTGGATCGGAGGAGGATCTGGGTTCGTCTCGTGGCAGCGGCGTGTGTAAATGGTTCAACGTCCGGATGGGTTTCGGGTTCCTGTCCATGACCAACATAGATGGGACACCGCTCGAGGAGACTCTCGATGTATTCGTTCATCAG AGCAAGCTGCACATGGAGGGCTTCCGTAGCCTGAAGGAGGGCGAGGCGGTGGAGTTTACCTTCAAGAAGTCGTCTAAAGGCCTAGAGTCTGTCACGGTGACGGGGCCAGGGGGAGCACAGTGTGTGGGCAGTGAGAAGAGGCCTAAGGGGCAACAGAAACGACGCTCCAAGGGGGACAG ATGCTACAACTGTGGAGGACCTGACCACCATGCCAAAGAATGCCAGCTACCTCCTCAGCCCAAGAAGTGCCATTTTTGCCAGAGCATCAGTCACATGGTGGCCAACTGTCCAATCAAAGCACAGCAGTCCTCCCCTGGCGTTCAGGGAACAGCATTGTCACTGAGGGACGAGGAAGAGGAGCAGAGCCATGCCCCCTTTCCCCCCAGGGAGAGCTATGATTGA
- the LOC110489411 gene encoding protein lin-28 homolog A isoform X1, which translates to MGSYFEQQFTGGCAKNEEEEATGSEEDLGSSRGSGVCKWFNVRMGFGFLSMTNIDGTPLEETLDVFVHQSKLHMEGFRSLKEGEAVEFTFKKSSKGLESVTVTGPGGAQCVGSEKRPKGQQKRRSKGDRCYNCGGPDHHAKECQLPPQPKKCHFCQSISHMVANCPIKAQQSSPGVQGTALSLRDEEEEQSHAPFPPRESYD; encoded by the exons ATGGGCTCTTATTTCGAACAGCAGTTTACAG GGGGCTGTGCAAAGAACGAAGAGGAGGAAGCCACTGGATCGGAGGAGGATCTGGGTTCGTCTCGTGGCAGCGGCGTGTGTAAATGGTTCAACGTCCGGATGGGTTTCGGGTTCCTGTCCATGACCAACATAGATGGGACACCGCTCGAGGAGACTCTCGATGTATTCGTTCATCAG AGCAAGCTGCACATGGAGGGCTTCCGTAGCCTGAAGGAGGGCGAGGCGGTGGAGTTTACCTTCAAGAAGTCGTCTAAAGGCCTAGAGTCTGTCACGGTGACGGGGCCAGGGGGAGCACAGTGTGTGGGCAGTGAGAAGAGGCCTAAGGGGCAACAGAAACGACGCTCCAAGGGGGACAG ATGCTACAACTGTGGAGGACCTGACCACCATGCCAAAGAATGCCAGCTACCTCCTCAGCCCAAGAAGTGCCATTTTTGCCAGAGCATCAGTCACATGGTGGCCAACTGTCCAATCAAAGCACAGCAGTCCTCCCCTGGCGTTCAGGGAACAGCATTGTCACTGAGGGACGAGGAAGAGGAGCAGAGCCATGCCCCCTTTCCCCCCAGGGAGAGCTATGATTGA
- the LOC110489411 gene encoding protein lin-28 homolog A isoform X2 — MAEGGCAKNEEEEATGSEEDLGSSRGSGVCKWFNVRMGFGFLSMTNIDGTPLEETLDVFVHQSKLHMEGFRSLKEGEAVEFTFKKSSKGLESVTVTGPGGAQCVGSEKRPKGQQKRRSKGDRCYNCGGPDHHAKECQLPPQPKKCHFCQSISHMVANCPIKAQQSSPGVQGTALSLRDEEEEQSHAPFPPRESYD, encoded by the exons ATGGCAGAAG GGGGCTGTGCAAAGAACGAAGAGGAGGAAGCCACTGGATCGGAGGAGGATCTGGGTTCGTCTCGTGGCAGCGGCGTGTGTAAATGGTTCAACGTCCGGATGGGTTTCGGGTTCCTGTCCATGACCAACATAGATGGGACACCGCTCGAGGAGACTCTCGATGTATTCGTTCATCAG AGCAAGCTGCACATGGAGGGCTTCCGTAGCCTGAAGGAGGGCGAGGCGGTGGAGTTTACCTTCAAGAAGTCGTCTAAAGGCCTAGAGTCTGTCACGGTGACGGGGCCAGGGGGAGCACAGTGTGTGGGCAGTGAGAAGAGGCCTAAGGGGCAACAGAAACGACGCTCCAAGGGGGACAG ATGCTACAACTGTGGAGGACCTGACCACCATGCCAAAGAATGCCAGCTACCTCCTCAGCCCAAGAAGTGCCATTTTTGCCAGAGCATCAGTCACATGGTGGCCAACTGTCCAATCAAAGCACAGCAGTCCTCCCCTGGCGTTCAGGGAACAGCATTGTCACTGAGGGACGAGGAAGAGGAGCAGAGCCATGCCCCCTTTCCCCCCAGGGAGAGCTATGATTGA